A stretch of the Borreliella spielmanii genome encodes the following:
- a CDS encoding ComF family protein: protein MSYLNVLKSIFLPFCVFCRKRYVSSNALCDQCKLLFNFKIKFDENLLYFFEYKEHYKSLILSYKRDGQKSIGRFLASGIAKCLIDINFDQIVTVPCSFKRKLFYGFDHMEYIGILLSRFGFNYMNIFSRKYGKSQKLMKGNLRFRNLENKIKLRSKYKNFQFKKIVLLDDIITTGTSMCICEDLIIQFGADKVIKLSLAKSYNLV from the coding sequence ATGAGCTATTTAAATGTTCTAAAAAGTATATTTTTACCCTTTTGTGTTTTTTGTAGGAAAAGATATGTATCTTCCAATGCTCTTTGTGATCAATGCAAGTTGCTTTTTAATTTTAAAATTAAATTTGATGAGAATTTGCTTTATTTTTTTGAATATAAAGAGCATTATAAATCTTTAATTTTGTCATATAAAAGAGATGGTCAAAAGTCAATTGGTAGATTTTTAGCAAGCGGAATTGCTAAATGTTTGATTGATATTAATTTTGATCAAATAGTAACCGTTCCTTGTAGCTTTAAAAGAAAATTATTTTATGGATTTGATCACATGGAATATATTGGTATTTTATTAAGCCGTTTTGGCTTTAATTATATGAATATTTTTTCAAGAAAATATGGGAAAAGTCAGAAGTTAATGAAAGGAAATCTTAGATTTAGAAATCTTGAAAATAAAATTAAATTAAGATCAAAGTATAAAAATTTTCAATTTAAAAAGATTGTTTTGCTTGATGATATTATTACTACAGGAACATCTATGTGTATTTGTGAAGATCTTATTATACAATTTGGAGCTGATAAAGTTATAAAGCTTTCGTTGGCTAAATCTTATAATTTGGTTTAA